Proteins co-encoded in one Mastacembelus armatus chromosome 24, fMasArm1.2, whole genome shotgun sequence genomic window:
- the agbl5 gene encoding cytosolic carboxypeptidase-like protein 5, which produces MEARFGNIVFSSKFDSGNLARVDKVEKGSSSPSSDTASGGSGPSGSNLVPDYEFNVWTQPDCAGTEHENGNRSWFYFSVRGASPGKVLKINVMNMNNQRKLYSQGMAPLVRTIPGKNRWERIRERPTSEIVDNQFILSFTHRLLEVRGATTYFSFCYPFSYSECQEMLQQLDESYPNAAQLSPSSAPGSVYYHRELLCYSLDGNRVDLLTVTNCSGIQEEREPRLPKLFPDTNTPRPHRFSCKRVFFLSSRVHPGETPSSFVFNGFLNFILRKDDPRAHALRNMFVFKLIPMLNPDGVVRGHYRTDSRGVNLNRQYLNPSPELHPSIYAAKTLLLYHHTHNGLHSTQSSTHTDSPTQTQIPPLSIKPPNQHQTSPLTVIEVTLNQRNAEKDANPAQPEVPMVMEENAWVSAEMGKGNQSSSSSSAETVAPVTVDVTVPQTEEQVPIPPQEGGVAYYVDLHGHASKRGCFMYGNSLPDESQQVENMLYPRLIAVNSAHFDFLGCNFTEKNMYARDKRDGQSKEGSGRVAIYKAIGLLHSYTLECNYNTGKTMNTIPPACHDNGRATPPPPPSFPPKYTPEIFEQVGRAVAISALDMAECNPWPRLVLSEHSCLTNLRAWILKHVRNTKGLNTHIHAQPPPRIHHSGSKASPPKSFNNCLSGSASENTLSRVRCNSQSSSSQTPSRKMHSSPSFTFGCPPTRTHTQHNNLHTGGRGGNKSLGPVRDAKPQEKRRPHQHRSILRSPSNSHTPSCPPLSPPSSSSSSSSSVCASGSCPLPASVSMTGLSCPDIQAGGSSSAGWSRMPFPMRSGRVGRGCRSLTITHHPTETAKELGPEHILSSIKFSKCELQSHMCHIPIRRTGSTDTPPTRHSKTSPQSNNPSSREVKDESATMKVWKLIRPGVSGKEGVIQLASKTLMKTSTDSLHYKGNPIIETAPETDETQQQAEESVSMPFLQPVKMCETVTLCGEA; this is translated from the exons ATGGAGGCTCGCTTTGGAAATATAGTATTCAGCTCTAAGTTTGACTCAGGGAACCTGGCACGTGTGGACAAAGTGGAGAAGGGCAGCTCTAGCCCTTCTTCTGATACAGCTTCCGGTGGGAGTGGCCCCTCAGGGTCAAACCTTGTTCCTGATTATGAGTTCAATGTGTGGACACAGCCAGACTGCGCTGGCACAGAGCATGAGAATGGAAACAG ATCATGGTTTTACTTCAGTGTCCGAGGTGCATCACCTGGGAAAGTGCTGAAGATTAACGTGATGAATATGAACAACCAGAGGAAGCTCTACAGCCAGGGCATGGCTCCTCTTGTTCGCACTATACCTGGAAAGAATCGCTGGGAAAGGATTCGAGAAAGACCCACATCTGAA ATTGTAGACAACCAGTTTattctctcattcactcaccgGTTGTTGGAGGTGCGAGGGGCAACCACCTACTTCTCCTTCTGCTACCCATTTTCTTATAGTGAATGCCAGGAGATGCTGCAGCAGTTGGATGAGAGCTACCCCAATGCTGCTCAACTCAGTCCAAGCAG TGCACCAGGCAGTGTTTATTACCATAGGGAGCTGCTGTGCTATTCCCTGGATGGCAACAGGGTGGACCTGCTCACTGTGACCAACTGCAGCGGAATTCAAGAGGAGAGAGAACCTCGTCTCCCTAAGCTGTTTCCTGACACTAACACTCCAAGACCACACCGCTTCTCTTGCAAAAGG gtatTTTTTCTCAGCAGTCGGGTGCACCCAGGAGAAACACCCTCATCGTTTGTGTTCAACGGTTTCTTAAACTTTATCCTAAGAAAAGATGACCCACGTGCTCATGCGCTTCgtaacatgtttgtgttcaagCTCATTCCCATGCTTAACCCAGATGGGGTTGTCCGGGGGCACTACAG GACTGATTCCAGGGGTGTGAACTTGAACAGACAATACCTGAACCCCAGCCCTGAGCTCCACCCATCCATCTATGCAGCCAAAACACTGTTGCTttaccaccacacacacaacggCTTGCACAGTACACAATCCAGTACTCATACAGACAGccctacacaaacacagatccCACCCCTTAGCATCAAACCCCCTAATCAACATCAGACCTCTCCCCTCACTGTCATTGAGGTCACTTTGAATCAAAGAAATGCAGAGAAGGATGCAAATCCTGCACAGCCAGAAGTTCCCATGGTTATGGAAGAAAATGCCTGGGTCAGTGCAGAGATGGGGAAGGGGAACCAGAGCAGCTCATCGAGCTCTGCAGAAACGGTTGCTCCTGTTACTGTAGATGTTACAGTCCCACAGACAGAAGAACAGGTACCTATTCCCCCCCAGGAAGGGGGTGTGGCATATTATGTGGACTTACATGGCCATGCCTCCAAACGTGGGTGTTTCATGTATGGAAATAGCCTTCCTGACGAGAGTCAGCAG GTAGAGAACATGCTGTATCCAAGACTGATAGCTGTGAACTCTGCCCACTTTGATTTCCTGGGATGTAACTTTACTGAGAAAAACATGTATGCTCGAGACAAGAGAGATGGCCAGTCTAAAGAAGGCAGCGGGCGGGTGGCAATTTACAAGGCCATAGGGCTGCTTCACAG CTACACTTTGGAGTGCAACTACAACACAGGAAAAACCATGAACACCATCCCACCTGCTTGCCATGACAACGGACGAGCAACTCCCCCTCCACCTCCATCATTTCCCCCAAAATACACTCCAGAAATATTTGAACAG GTGGGCCGTGCTGTGGCTATCTCAGCTCTGGACATGGCAGAGTGCAACCCATGGCCACGGCTGGTGCTGTCCGAGCACAGCTGCCTGACAAATCTCCGAGCCTGGATCCTGAAGCATGTCCGCAACACCAAAGggctcaacacacacatacacgctcaGCCTCCACCAAGAATACACCACAGCGGCAGCAAGGCATCGCCGCCAAAGAGCTTCAACAA CTGTCTGTCTGGCTCGGCATCAGAGAACACTCTCAGCCGTGTTCGCTGCAACAGCCAAAGTAGCAGCAGCCAGACACCCTCCCGGAAGATGCACAGCTCCCCAAGCTTTACTTTTGGCTGCCCCCCAACCCGaactcacacacagcacaacaacttGCACACCGGTGGACGTGGAGGCAACAAGTCACTCGGGCCAGTCAGGG ACGCTAAGCCTCAGGAGAAGAGACGCCCCCACCAGCACCGCTCCATCCTGCGGTCTCCCAGCAACAGCCACACACCCTCCTGCCCCCCACTCTCACCCCcttcctcgtcctcctcctcgtcttcctcAGTATGTGCATCAGGGTCCTGTCCCCTCCCAGCCTCCGTCAGTATGACAG GCCTCAGCTGTCCAGACATTCAGGCTGGTGGATCCAGTTCAGCGGGTTGGTCCAGAATGCCTTTCCCCATGCGTTCTGGGCGTGTGGGGAGAGGTTGCCGATCTCTCACGATCACTCATCACCCCACAGAG ACTGCTAAAGAGTTGGGGCCTGAACACATCCTTTCATCCATCAAATTTAGCAA GTGTGAGCTGCAGTCTCATATGTGTCACATCCCCATCCGGAGGACGGGGTCAACTGACACCCCTCCCACACGTCACAGTAAGACATCCCCTCAGAGCAACAATCCATCCTCTCGTGAAGTAAAAGATGAGTCGGCCACTATGAAGGTCTGGAAGCTGATTCGACCAG GTGTATCAGGGAAGGAGGGTGTCATACAACTGGCCTCTAAAACACTAATGAAGACAAGCACAGACAGTTTACACTACAAAGGAAATCCTATCATAGAAACTGCACCAGAGACGgatgaaacacagcaacag GCCGAGGAATCTGTATCAATGCCTTTTCTGCAgcctgtgaaaatgtgtgagaCAGTGACCCTGTGTGGAGAAGCCTAG
- the ost4 gene encoding dolichyl-diphosphooligosaccharide--protein glycosyltransferase subunit 4 codes for MVTDVQLAIFANMLGVSLFLLVVLYHYVAVNNPKKQE; via the coding sequence ATGGTGACAGACGTACAGCTGGCCATCTTTGCCAATATGCTTGGCGTGTCGTTGTTCTTGCTGGTTGTGTTATATCACTATGTCGCTGTCAATAATCCTAAGAAGCAGGAGTAG
- the selenoi gene encoding ethanolaminephosphotransferase 1 translates to MALYEYVTQEQLAGFDKYKYSAVDSNPLSVYIMHPFWNFVVKFLPMWLAPNLITFTGFMFLVLNFLILAFYDFDFTASGAKHEHVPSWVWVAAGIFNFLAYTLDGVDGKQARRTNSSTPLGELFDHGLDSWACMLFVATVYSIFGRGESGVSVVTLYYILWMVLFSFILSHWEKYNTGILFLPWGYDMSQVTISLVYLVTAVVGVETWYQPVLLHFLYRDLFTFMIIACSFAVTLPMSLYNVLKAYRSDTLKHSSLYEAFLPFLSPVLLFILSTIWVVYSPSNILDLQPRIFYLMVGTAFANVTCKLIVCQMSNTRCQALSWLLLPMSVVVLLAVTKVVTNETLLLHLWTAAVMLAHIHYGVSVVHQLSKHFKIFAFSLKKPNSDUQEEERIGLKEAEV, encoded by the exons ATGGCTCTTTACGAATATGTCACTCAGGAGCAGCTTGCGGGCTTCGATAAATACAAG TACAGTGCAGTGGACTCCAATCCCCTGTCTGTCTATATCATGCACCCTTTCTGGAATTTTGTAGTGAAG TTTCTGCCAATGTGGTTGGCTCCAAACCTCATTACATTCACAGGCTTTATGTTCCTCGTGTTGAACTTCCTTATTTTGGCCTTCTATGACTTTGACTTCACCGCCTCTG GTGCAAAACATGAACACGTGCCTAGTTGGGTCTGGGTTGCTGCAGGGATCTTCAACTTCTTGGCCTATACGCTTG ATGGTGTAGATGGAAAACAGGCGCGACGCACCAACTCCTCCACACCACTAGGGGAGCTTTTCGACCACGGCCTGGACAGCTGGGCCTGCATGCTCTTTGTGGCCACTGTATACTCCATATTTGGGCGTGGGGAGAGTGGAGTGAGCGTGGTCACACTATACTACATCCTGTGGATGGTTCTGTTCTCCTTCATCCTGTCCCACTGGGAGAAATATAACACTGGCATTCTGTTTCTGCCCTGGGGATACGACATGAGCCAAGTG ACCATCTCCCTTGTCTACTTGGTCACTGCTGTGGTCGGTGTGGAAACCTGGTACCAGCCAGTCCTGTTGCACTTCCTCTACAGAGACCTTTTCACCTTTATGATCATCG CCTGTTCCTTCGCTGTGACCTTACCCATGAGCCTTTACAATGTTCTGAA GGCTTACCGCAGTGACACTTTGAAGCACAGCAGTCTATATGAAGCTTTTCTGCCCTTCCTCTCACCCGTCCTCCTCTTTATCTTGTCCACCATTTGGGTGGTGTATTCGCCGTCCAACATCCTGGATCTGCAGCCCAGAATCTTCTACCTCATGGTTGGGACAGCATTTGCAAATGTCACG TGTAAGCTGATTGTGTGTCAGATGAGTAACACACGTTGTCAGGCGCTGAGCTGGCTGTTGCTGCCCATGTCAGTGGTGGTGTTGTTGGCAGTTACCAAGGTGGTCACCAATGAGACTCTGCTGCTGCATCTGTGGACAGCTGCTGTCATGCTAGCGCACATACACTACGGTGTATCAGTG GTACACCAACTCAGCAAACACTTCAAAATCTTCGCCTTCTCCTTGAAGAAGCCTAACAGTGACTGACAGGAGGAGGAACGAATCGGCTTGAAAGAGGCAGAGGTTTAG